The Methylacidimicrobium sp. B4 genome contains a region encoding:
- the cutA gene encoding divalent-cation tolerance protein CutA, whose translation MKPLLVLITASSSEEGAGLARALLEARLASCVNLLPGVRSFYWWQGKREEASEVLLLVKSAHEQWDELQAAVRRHHSYECPEIIALAPERVGERYLSWWKGELSRSSLEA comes from the coding sequence ATGAAGCCGCTTCTGGTCCTCATCACCGCCTCTTCCTCGGAAGAGGGAGCAGGGCTCGCACGAGCTCTTTTGGAAGCCCGGCTCGCTTCCTGTGTCAACCTCTTGCCGGGAGTTCGCTCGTTCTACTGGTGGCAGGGCAAGCGCGAAGAAGCCAGCGAGGTCCTTTTGCTGGTCAAGAGTGCCCACGAGCAGTGGGATGAGCTGCAAGCCGCTGTACGGCGGCATCATAGCTACGAGTGCCCGGAAATCATCGCCCTTGCTCCAGAAAGGGTCGGAGAGCGCTATCTCTCCTGGTGGAAGGGAGAGCTTTCCCGATCCTCACTCGAAGCGTAA